A stretch of DNA from Streptomyces sp. P9-A2:
GTCCCGTCGTCGTCCCTCACGCTGTTCCCGCCGCCGTTCCGTTGTCCTTGCCGCTACTGCCGGGGGCCGTCTCCGCCGCCTCGTAGACGCGGCCGACGAAGTCCTTGAGATCGTCGATCTTGACGACGGTCAGCTCGGTGCGCTGGGTCACCATCGCGCCGAGCCCGGCCACGATGTCCTCTTTCCACGACTTGGCGTCGTGGACGAAGAGCATGTGCCGCTCCACCCGGCGCCGCCCTGGCTCGCGCAGCAGCGCGCCGAGCCGGCGTGCGAGAAACACCTGCCCGCGGTCAGCGCAGCGCGCCATGAGGAAGTGGAGGCTCTCGTCCAGCCTGTCCAGAACCTTCTCCAGGCTGTCGTACGCCTCGTTCCCCACCCTGTTGTCCCGGGAGGCGCGAGTCTTCACCTCCGGCACGGCGATCGCCGGAGGATCCTGCCGGAAGCGGAACGCCAGCACGTCCGTGCCCTGCACGGCCTGGGCCGGGGTCTGCTTGTAGCGCAGCTTCAGGACTGGGACGCACCACCGGCGCACCCTGCGGTAGAGCGCGCCTGTGACGATCTCCCCGAAGTCCCCGTGCCGGATCTTGCGGTCCGCGGGAAGCTTGTTCTTCCGCAAGTAGCCCGCAACCTCCGGCGCACCCAGGTCGTCGAAGACATTGGCGAGCTCGCCGGGAGCCAGGTAGTTACGCATCACCTCATGGCCCAGCCGTTCGACAAGCTCGCCGTCCTCGATCAGCCCCCCGTCGGCGAGCAGCTGGTACTCCAGCAGCCCGTCCGGCTGCTCCACGTCCTGCGGCTTGAGCCACTTGTCGAACACGCGCCCTTGCCCTCCCCCGGCGCCGCGCCTGGTCGGCAAGCGCACCTGGGCCAAGGCTAGGCCAGTGCGTGCCATCGGTCTTCATCCTGGCACTGGAAGTTCCCGTGCTGCACAAGCTGATCGGCTGAACCGGCGGCGGGGCGCCGGGCCGGCACACCCTGCCCGGCCCCGCCGCCTCTCGGACATTTACAGGGCGTCTGTGCGGCGAAGACGTCGCGGTTGAGGGTCAGGGGAGGTGCTGTGGAGCTGTTCCAGGACCTTCTCCATACCGAGCAGGCCGGCGTCCTGGCTGATCTGCTGGAGCCAACTGTCGATGAGGGCACGGCGCTCTGCAGGGTCGCGCTGGTCAACGCCCGGGTCGGCGAGCAGATTGGCCCCTCGTGATGTGCCAGCGTCCGGCACCGAGGTCAGTCCGTTCCCGGCGAGCAGGTCCGCCATATCCGTGCTGCTGAGAAGGTCCAGGCCGAGCGGCTGGGGCATCACGAGAGGATCGACACCCGCCAGAGCGGCGAGCGCTCCGGTGACCTTGTCATCGACCAGCGTGGCCGTCAGGGCGTCGACCAGCTCGTGCAGGCGGGCGATGGACAGGGGCGCCGCGCGGCCGAGGGTGTGCCGGAAGCGCGCGACGACTTGCAAGGAGACCTGCAAGTGCGAGACGGCAGCCCCGTAGGCGTCCGGTAAGTCGATCCTGGCCACGGCCTCCAGCGGGAAGGCCGGCGCTCCGTGCGGGCCGCCCTGCCACAGCAGCCGGACCTTGCGGGCCCGGTTGAAGCCCGACCGGTGGAAGGGATTCATGCCGCCTTCGCCGATCGATGCGCACCAGCAGAACAGGGCGTGGTGCAGGGGGGAGTTGTTCAGCGCGTCGGCAAATGCCTGCACGCCGCGCTCCGACAGCGGGCGCCAGGTGGCCGATGCGTCCACCGGAACGAACATCCCTGTACGCACGAGGAAGTCGGCGCTCGGCTTCCCCTGGTCGTCCATGGGCAGGTCGGCTGGCGGCAGCCGCAGTCCGGCAGCCACAGCCTGGGGCGCGGCTTCGTTGATCAACCGCGCGAGCCCCGCCCGGTCCGCTAGGGCGTTGCGTCCGTGCAGCCGGATCGGGGCGGCGCCTTGGACCAGAAGTGGATCGAAGGTGTCATCAGGTCAAGTTAGCGAAGCTGTATGGGCCCACACTCCGGGTTTCCCTGCCGCTCGCCGGGCCGCTCGCGCAGCCGTACGCCGGGATCGCGTGCGGCTTGCCTCGTCTGCTCCGTTGTCGCCGTCGTTCAGCGGTCGGCGAGCAGCTGCTGGAACACGAAGGCGGTGCCGCCGACTGGTGAAGCGGCGGCAGGGCGCGGTCGGTAAGCCATCCGTGTGGTGTGAGCGCAACCGGCAGTGTTCAGCAGGAGTTACGCAGGCATGGCACGTAAACGAAATGACCCCGCACAGCGGCGGGCTCGGGAGGCCACGCGCCGCGCTGCGGCCGCTGAGCGCATCGGTCCGCGCCCCAAGCGCGCACCGCGTCCGCGCAAGCTGGCGTCGCTGTACGACCTCAACCCGCCCGGTGCCTTCTACCGCGAGTGGGACCGGTTGACTGTGCCGCTGGGCATGGCTGGTGTCAGTCCGGTCGATGCGGTTGAGGCCCAATTCGGTTCTGACTCCGGCGTAGCCGACACGATGAGGACGCTTCTGCGTTACGCGGACATCTACGGCACGCAGATCCCCGTAGCCGCGGCCACCCACCTGGAGACACTGGCACGGATCTCTGGCATGGCCGCCGATACGGCCTCTCACGAGGGCATCACCGAGGACGAAGCCATTGAGTCGCTGCATTCCCTGCACGCCGCAGGATTTCTGCTCATCGACGATGATGGCTCGGTGTGGCCTGACCTGACGGGAGCAATAGTCAAGACCTGTGGATCGGTTTACTCGCGGCTCAGCGCGAGCGCTGCTGCTTGAGGGTGATTCTCGCGGTATTGCGGATCCGCTTGGTGCGCCCGCGCTCAGCGAGGATTTCGAGGGCGTCGGAGTTCGACGCAGCGGCCGCTTTACGCTGGAGCCAGTCGGATGACTCGAGCAAGGCGTCCTGGTGCCAGGGCCGCCCCAGCGTGATGGCGCGGAGGAGGGACCACTCCCGAAGCCGTCGGGTCAGGAGCGGGTAGCGGATGGTGGCCTGGGTCATCGACTCGGTCCACGGTTCGTAGGCGGGTCCGTGATGGAGGTCGGTGGCCCGGCGGTCCAGGTGCCGCAGGACGGCAGACTGCGCCATCGTCTGGTCCGGATCGGTGAGGACTTCGCTGACCAGGCCGGCCTCGTCGGCGTCGGTCACCTGCTCCAGCTTGCTCAGGTAGGCCGCGAAGCGGAGGTGCTCGGCGGGCTCCTCCTGCGGAGTGTTGTGGTGATTCACGCGGCCTGATCCTGCCGCTCGACCAGGATGCCGTTCTCGAACCTGGCGCCGGCGCGGACCAGTGCGACCAGATGGGCCCCGGTGATCGCCCGCCAGCGGGCCTGGGCGGACTCGACGAGCTTGAACACCATCGCCAGGGCCGCTGCCGGGCTGCCGGCGCCGCGGGTGACCTTGGTCCGGAGTTTCACGGTGCTGAAGGTGGACTCGATGGGGTTGGTCGTGCGCAGGTGCACCCAGTGCTCGGCGGGGAAGTCGTAGAACGCGAGGAGCTCGTCGGCCTCGCCGGTGACCTTCTTGGCCGCTTTCGGCCACTTCGCGCCGTAGGTGCGCTCGAAGTCCTTGATCGCCTTCTCGGCGTGGTCGCGGTCCTCGGCATTGTAGATCTCCTGCAGGGCCCTCTTCGCGCCGGGCTGGGCCGACTTCGGCAGTGCATTCATGACGTTGCGGACCTTGTGAAGCCGTAAAGAATCAATTTGTCGGTGTGTCGGTTTCTTCATGCGCCGCGGCGAGGAGTTCGGTGGCGGTGCGGTAGCGGGTGGTGGCCGGAGGTGGGAGAAGTCCGCTTTCGGTAAGCAGGGGCCGGATCTCGCGGACGACGTTCCCGATCGAGGACCTGCTCACGTCCCCCAGCACGTCGGCGAGGATGTCCAGGGTGCACAGTTTCCGCAGGTAGAGGATGGCGACGACAACGCGTTCTCTGTCGCCGAGCTTCTGCGGGAAGACGCCGCCGCGGCTGCCCGGCTGGCGATCGGCACCCCGGAGCTGGTAGGAGGCACGTTCGACCTGGGCGACCTGGCGTGGGGCGAGGCGGCGAGCGAGCGCATCCAGCTCCGTGCGGGACATGCCGGTAAGCCGCGGATGGGACAGGCTTTCCATGATCCGGGTGCGCGGCGGGGTCTTGTCGGTGTCGAGGAAGGCCATCAGCGTGTGCGCCGTGGTGAACCGGCTGGGGGCGTAACCGGGCTGGTGGCCGTGGTCCTCCAGGACCCGGCGGGTCTCGGCGATGAGGTGGCCGATGCAGGTGGGGGTCACCTCCAGCATGTCGCCCAGCAGCTTCATCGAGCAGACCTGGCGCTGGTAGAGGAGGGTGAGCATCACCCGGGTGGCGTCGTCGAACAGCGGCTTGGCCCGCTGGTTTCCGGTTGCGCGCCGGGCGCGTCCACCGCGCTGCTCGCTGTAGCGTTCCTGGGTCCGGGCGGCCTGCAGTGGGGCCAACTCAGCGCATAGTTCTGCGAGTTCCGTGCTACTCAGCCCGGTCAGGCGTGGGTCCGCGAGACGGGTGACAAGCTCGCGGCGGCGGTCGGCGACGCCGTGTGCCTCGCCAGCGGGCGACACCTGCGGCGCAGAGGGTTCGGGCAGCAGGGCGTAGTTCCACTGGCCGTGAACCTCATGCCGGACCAGCGGCAGCGCGGCGAAGCGGTCCTTGCTGATCGCGATGCCGGTGGGGTAGTCACCGGGATCCAGGTGGGCCTCGACGCGCAGACCAGCCCGGGTGCGGGTGGCGGCGATCGTCTCGATTACGACTTCGTGGCTGGTCAGCGGCCTGCCTCGCCAGTTGTGGGTGATGTGTGAGAACAGCCGGTGCTCGATTTTGTTCCACTTGCTTGTGCCCGGAGGAAAGTGACACACCGTAATTGTCAGGCCCGTCTCGGCGGCCAGGGCAGCCAGTTCGCTCTTCCAGACTCGGTAGCGGTAGCCGTTGGAGCCGCCCGCGTCCGAGGTGATCAGCAGTCGTGACGCCTTCGGGTAGTCGAGGCTGCCGCGACAGCGCCACCAGCGGCGGATGGACTCGACCGCGAAGACCGACGTGTCGTGATCGACACCGACGTTGACCCAGCCGGTGTTGCGGGCGATGTCGTAGATCCCGTACGGGATCGCCTGCTGAACGTCCGGGCCGCTGAAGAAGAAATGATGGTCCTCCACCTCGACCGGCTCGCCCCTGGGCCGCCACTCGCGGCCGGCCATGGGCAGCCGTCCGATCTGCTCTCGCTTCTTCGTATCCACGCTGACCACCGGCTCGCCATCGGCCTGGTGCTGCTTGACCTGCTCGTTGATGTAGCGGAACTGGGCATCCCGGTCGGGATGCTGGGCACCCTCGAGGGTCTTGACGTTCGCCTGCAGGCTGAAGCCCTCCTGCTTGAGCAGCCGGCCCACCGTCGGCGCGGACACCGGGTGCCCCTGCCGGGTCAGCTCCTCGGCCAGGTTGCGCAGCGACTTCGTCGTCCACCGCAGCGGAGACTGAGGATCTCCCCGCTCGTCCGGCTCGACCAGGCCCAACAAGGTTTTGAGCAGGGCAGGATCGTTGGTTTCAGCCCGCTTGCGGCCTCCACCGGGTGCACGCACCCGGCCGTCCGGCAGCGGCCCGGCACCCGCTTCCAGCTCCGATACTCCACGACGCACGGTCGTCTCGCTGACCTGCGCGATCCGCGCTACCGCCCGTACGCCGCCGTGCCCGAGCAGCCGGGCCTCGGTAGCCAGGGCCAGCCGCCGCTGCCGCTCGTTCAAGTGCGGCAACAACACCGAGAACCTGCATTGGAGTTGGGAACAGATCTCCTCCGGAACCGCCATACCCTGACAACGAGCCTGTCCCTGTAAAGCAGCACCTTGATTCTTTACGGCTTCTGTGAACCCAGCACCTCTGGTGCCTGGCCTGCGGAAACACCTCCGCGAGGGCCCGCCACAGGCCCATCGCGCCGTCGCCGACGACGAGCTCGGGGTCACGCATGCCCCGCCGGCGGCAGTCACGCAGCAGATCCGCCCACGACTCGGTCGACTCGCGCAGCCCCTCGGCCAGTGCGATGAGTTCCTTGCGGCCGTCCGCGCGCACGCCCATGAGGACCAGGACGCAGGAGTGGGCCTGGCCGAGACGGACCTTGGGGTGGACGCCGTCGGCCCACACATAGACGTAGTCGGAATCCGACAGGTCACGGGCCTGGAAGGCGGCGTGGTCGTCGCTCCACTGCTTCGTCAGCCGGGTCACCGTCGCCGCCGACAGGCCGGCCGAGGAGCCCAGGAACTGCTCGAGTGCGGGCACGAAGTCCCCGGAGGACAGTCCGTGCAGGTAGAGCAGGGGCAGCACCTCGCTGATCTTCGGGGACTTCCGGCACCACGGCGCGAGGATCTTCGACGAGAACCGTTTGCGCTCACCGGTCTCCACGTCGACGCGCTTGTCGTTCACGCGGGGCGCCTTCACCGCGACCGGCCCGGCGGCGGTGGTCACCGTCCGTTCGCGATGATGGCCGTTGCGGACCACCAGACGGCGGCCGGCCTCGTCCCGCTCACCGGCCAACTCGGCTATGTACTGGTTGACTTCGGCTTCCAGGGCCGCGGCGAGCATCCGCCGGGCACCCTCACGGACGATGTCGTCCATCAGGGAGCCGGTCTCGGTGGTTCCGTCGTTGCTGACTACGCTGAGCACGGGCGTGCCTTCCCGACCCGCGCAGCAACGCGGGTCTACTCGGTGACCATCAATCGATCACTCGGGAAGGTACGCCCTCCGCGTTCCGCGAGGCACCCCTCCCGAGGCCGATCCACAGGTCTTGAGCATTGCTCGGTCTCGGCGTCACCAAGTCGCATTCGCGGCCGAAGACGTCGAACGACAACCCGTACAGCGAGAGCCAGTACAAGACCCTGAAATACCGGCACGACTTTCCCGAGCGTTTCGGATCCCTCGAGGACGCCCGGGCGTGGTGCACCCAGTTCTTCACCTGGTACAACGAGGAGCATCGGCACTCCGGGATCGGCCTGCACACGCCCTACGACGTGCACTTCGGTCTCGCCGGGCAGCTCCGCGAGATGCGTGCCGACGTCCTCCGGGCGGTCTACGCGAAGCACCCCGAACGCTTCGTCCGCAAGCTACCGGAGCCGCCGAAACTCCCCCAAGTGGCCTGGATCAACAAGCCGACACCAGACGGCCCACTGATCCCGGCACAACGTTAGAACGATCTACCTGCCTTGATCGCTTTGACAGGTTCCGGCCGCCCCAGAACTCTCCCTCAAAACCAGCTAAGTGCGTTGTGGCAAACCGGATCTTGTTCGAGCGGCAGCGGGTGATCATCTGGACGGAGGTTCGGGTGCGGTCGCGGGCATGAGAGAACGGGCCCCTTGGTAGTGACGCGGTTACGACACCAGCACGACCAAGGAAGCCCGTTGCCTGATCAGTTGAGCAGTATCTCTGTGCATGCGTCCACCGCGGTCACCCCTGGGTGTGACTGCTACGTGCACCGGTTCGGTTCGCTCGCTCCGGGACGGCGGGCAGGCTGCTATCCGAGTGACATGACGGATGCGGAGTGGGCCGAGGTCCGCGCCGCGATGCCGGTGCCGGCCTGGCTCCTGAAGCGGGGCGGGCGCCCCGAGGCGTACTGCCACCGGACAATGCTCGACGCGGTGCGCTACCTGGTCGACAACGGAGTGAAGTGGACGGCTCTGCCGGTCGATTTCCCTTGCTGGCGGGCGGTCTACGACTTCTTCCGCCGCTGGCGGGCCTACGACTATGCGCGTGAACTCTACGAACGCCTGCGACGTTCGGCGAGGAGCGCGCCGGCCGCAACGCCGAGCCCAGCGCGGGAGTCATCGACAGTCAGTCGGTGGACGCCTCCGAGACCGTCGGCGAGGACAGTCGCGGATACGACGGCGGCAAGTCACGTGACGGCCGCAAGCGTCACATCCTGACCGACACCGAGGGCCTGCTCCTGGAAGTGACCGTGACCACGGCCGATGTGCACGACTCCAAGGCCGCCCCCGCACTGCTGGAGACGTTCATGCAGCAGCCGGGCCGGCTGCTGAAACTGGTGTGGGTCGACAGTGCCTACCAGGGTCCGGCGCTGGCGAAGGCGTTCGCCCGTCACGGAGTCCGGACCGAGGTCGTGCGCCGCTCCGACGGACAACGCGGATTTGTCGTACTGGCCCGCAGGTGGGTCGTGGAGCGGACGCTGAGCTGGCTCTCCCGCTCACGCCGCCTCAACCGCGACCACGAACGCCGCCCCGACCACCACGCCCAGATGGTGTGGTGGGCCGCCGTGATCAGACTGTCCCGGCGCCTGGCCGCAGACGCTCCGCGCTGGCCGGAGAAGCGTCCCGGCCGACTGCTCCGGGCTCAGGCATGAACCGTCCGTCCTTCGCCCGCACCAGCCAGCCCCGCTTCTCCAGCACATAGGCACGGTGACGGATCTTCTCCACCTCGTTCTTGATCTCCGCCTCCCGGCCCACCGCCCGCGTCAGCTCCACCCCGTTCACCGGCCCCGAAGCGGCCACCACCGCGGCGAACACCTCCCGATACAGGCCGCTGAGCACCTCCTCACCCATGCCCGACCGCCACACCGGCGGCCGCCCGCCATGCCCCGAGCCCGGGCCGCCCGATCCCACGGCGGCAGCCATCTCACCACCGGACGGCACCGGAACCGGCGTATTCACCGGGCTCTCCCCGGCCAGCACCGACACAAGCTCCTCACGCCCCACCCGGGCCCGCTCGACCCGCTCCCGCGCGGCATCCACCTCCGCCTGAGCCTGCTCCAGGACCTCCGTCCAGGACTCCAGATCCTGCCTCGCCCGCGCCTCACGCTGTTCCATCAACCCCAGCACCGACGGCATCGCACCCTCCTCGATCCATAACAAGCCGTCCGCTGCCTGCCCCTACCCCAAGGCGATCATGCCCCGCACACGAAGAAGCCCCTGCTCATCGAACAGGGACTCCCTTTGCCACAACGCACTAACCCACCATCCACAAAACCCGGGGCTTGACAATTCATCAAACACGTCAGTGCTGTATCTGCAACCGATGTCAGCGGCACAACACCGGCCGTCACCATCCCGGCCAGGGCCGACACCACCCCGGATCACTGACACATCAACGCCAAAACCACACCGACAAACCGACGCAGATCATCAAACGCCCGGAGCTACGACCCCGGGGTGCTTCGCGCGTAACGGCGGTGCACTGCACGCAGCTGGGTCAGCTGCTTCTCAAAGCCCCCCGCGTCAGCGGCGCCAACGTACGGCACCGGCAGCCAGACCACGGAGCCGTCGCGCAGCATGGCCGCGACACGCAGCCGGGGGCCGCTGCGGGCTCGGGGGTCGGCAGCTATCGGCAGGTCCTCCAGGCGGAGGATCTCGTCCCACTCCAGCCGCCGCCAACGCAGCATTGCGCGGATCCGCAGCCCGTCCGGGCCCGCCTCCACCCGGCGCCTGAGCACCCCGAGTGCGTACCCGACGGCCCCCACACCCACGGTCCCGGAAAGGACCCCCCACTTCTCGGCGTCCGGCACACCGAGGCCTGCCGCAACCCCCGCCGCGACCGCGACCGTCGCGGACAGCGCGGTCGCCCAGCGCGCGGACGCCCCTCCCATCCGCAATGACAACTCATCATGACCCGCCATCCGCATAATCCTACCTCCCGCTCGCCGCCGCACGTAGGCCGCCGATCACACCTGGTCGTGCCGCCCGAAAGGCGGCCCACGGGCCGGAACCACTGCCGACGAACACCGCCCGCACGGATGACACGCCGGCTCCGCACCTCCTGTTGTCGCTGGGCTCCAGGTCACGTCCGCGAGACACTGGTGTCCTGTGACGGCGCACCTTGCGCGCCTGCCAACGCTGAGCGGCTCTGGTCGAGCGCCTGCGCGCTGGCTCTCTCCAGTTGCCGTCGGGGTGTGCTCAGCGCTTCCTGGAAGAGCGGGTGGAACGGCCCGTTCTTTTAGGAGGAGCGCACCATGGCGCAACCGGTAAGTCGGCCAACGATCAGCGCTGAGCAGTTCAGCCGAGTGTGTGACGAGATCAGGAGCACGGCGGCGCCCGAGAAGGACGCTCAGGCCATCCGGGACTGTGCTCTGCGCATCGTGCAGACCCTGGGCCTGGCGCTATCCACGGAGGACCCGAGCAGGCTCCTCACCGAACTCATGGCCCCTGGGGTAGCCCCCACCCCAGGGAGCCCCCGGTACGCCCGAGAGACCATCCTGGACATGCCTGACGAACAGCCAGGAGAAGATGAAGGTCCGGTCAGGTAGACCGAGCCGTCACGCCTGATGACAGGCTCAGCTCGCCGGAGGGCGCCTGGCCCCCACCGCTCAATCTTCGATGGCAAGCGGTCAAGGTTCGCTGGCCCAGGACACCGTCCGGCACTGGCCCGACGTCTCTGACCTGCGCGATCAAGGTCTCGTCACCGGCCCGGCCTGCACCGACCACTCCCCTGGGACACCCCTTTTGGGCACAGCCGGTCCGACCCGAGGTACCGCCGGCTTCCGCCCCTCCTTCCCCGCGGCCCGGCCGCTCCAATGGCCGGGCAAGCACGCCCGGCCGACGCGCAACACCATGCCCTGGCCTCCCGAACCCCTGGCGAGTCGACCGCTGTCCAGCCCCGCCCCCTCCCTTCTTCTTCCTGCTGGTGGGCGGCTGAGGGTCTTCATCAGTCCCGGCGTGGCCACCAGCGGCGCCGCCTGCCCGCGGCGGAGCCGTGCACAGTCTCCCCGGCCTCCATGGGTGCCGGGGCCGGTGTAGGGACGACGGGCGCCTCGAACGGCGGTGCGGGCTGGGGAATGGCTGCTCGGCCGGGGCCGGGGTCAGGGCCGCCAGGGCGCGCTGCAGATCCTCGATGTGGGCGCCGCGTTCGTCCAGGCGCGCCTTGAGGTGCCGGGCCTCGGCCTCGGCGAGTTGACGGGCGGGCTGTTCGTCGGCGAGCGCCAGGGCGGGTTCGTGGCGCAGCCGGCCCAGCTCGGTTCGCAGGGCCGCCGCCTCGTCGCGGGCGGGGTTCTGCTGTGTTTCGGCCGGTACCGGGTCCCGGTCGACCGCCGTCGTGCCTTTGTGTCGGCCAGGGCGCGTATCAGGCAGCCTTCGCCCTGTTGGCGTCATGGGGTGGTGCGTGTTTCGGCGGCGGAGATGACCTTCTGGCGCTGCCGGTGGCGCCGTTCGTACTCCTGGGCCTGGTGGGCGACGCCGGCGGGGACGTTCTGCAACCGGGTGGTGAGCTCGTCCCGGCTCATGGTGTCGTAGCCGGGCCAGGGTTCGCTGCCGCGCAGCTGTTCGATGGCGTCCAGGACCGGGGGGCGGTTGGAGTGGGTGCGTTCGTATCCCTCGATGACCGTCAGGTCCGACTGGGAGAGTGTGCGCAGCTGCTGCTGGATTTCGTCGACGCTGAGCTGGCTGAAGCGGGGGATCGGCAATTCCTCCTCCCGTGTCACCGCACCCTGGACCTCTTCGGCCATGCGGGTCGGCTCGGGCATCTCGCGCACCGCGCCCCCGGCCGCATCCCGGGCCCGCTGGCTGCCGGTCTGGGCGACGTCTTGCACCCGGTCGGCGGCGGTCCGCACGGCGCGGGCGGCCGCGTCGGCCCAGTCGCCGCCGTTCTCCTGGATGAAGCCGTTGGACGCGGCCGCCACGGCCCGGGCGTTCTGGGCGACGCTGTCCTCCAGTCTTTCGAGCAGTTCCTCGTTCTGGTGGCGCAGTGCGGCGAGCAGGTCGGCGGTGGCCTGGTCGTGGGCCTCTTCGGCGATGCTCTGCCCGGCCCGGCAGGCCGCCAGCGCCCTGGCTGTGACCGCGTACTCGTCCTGGGCGTTTTTCAGCAGCCGCCGCTCGTCGTTGGGCCGCCGGCCGCGCAGCATGTCCGTCACGAGCGTGGATCCGATCGTCAGCGGCAGCATGGCGGTGCGCACGGCGCTGCGCGAGATGAACCGCGCGATATCGATGCTGTCGCCGACAAGCCCGCTGCGGGGCCGCAGATCGCGCATGTGGTGATCGATGCGCTGGAGGCTGTCTTGGACGTCGTCCACCTGGCGCTCGAGCATCTGCCGGTACGGGCCGGGCGGCGTGACCGTCGCATCCGCCCGCAATCGGTCGACGAGCGCCTCATGCGCCTCACGGGCGTCTTCCAGCGCCGGTACGAGCGCGTCCGTCATCACTGCCATGGGGTGCTCTCCCTGGGGTGGGGGTCAGGCGGCCAGCCCACGCTCGCCGCGCCTCGGGAATCGGCTGCCTGCCGGGCATTGCCGAGGGCTGGCAACCAGGGACCATCCTGTGGGACCCCCGGCAAGATTGCCCGGCGGTCGGTTCGCGTCCGGTACGGCCAAGACCGGCCGGGACGCCTCATGCCTGCCGCCTGCCACCCCTGTGGGGCTCAAGGCAATAGGTGGGGAAGACCTTCCGGGGGCGGCCCGACCCCGCGGCCCCGGGTGGGCGCCGCGGTGAAGGCGGCGTGGGCTGAACGGGTGATGACGGCGGTGGTGCTGTGTCAAAAATCCTGATCACGCGTTGGTCCGGGCGTGAATCCTCGCGTCGACGACGCTATGCCCTATGCGGCACCGTTCGAATCGCCAGGCCGTTGTGGTGCCGATCGGTATCACGGCTCGGTGTTTGTGCTAGTCAGCACCGGTAGGCGGAGCGGGCTCGCTCCCACATGCCGTGCAGCTGCTCGGCAGGACGCTGCTGTTCGCCGTGGAGAGCGTTGAGCACGACCAGGCATCCGGTCAGCGCCGGCACCGCCCACTGGGCCCAGGCCAGCTGACGCCGCGCCTGGTCGAGGTCGACGGGGTGCCGGGCCGTCTTCTCGTGCTCCTCAGAATCCTGGGAGGAGGCCAGTTCGATCTTCTTGCCGAGGACGCGGGCGTAGGCGGTGGCGGCCAGGGCCGCGGCGGTGACGCCGGTCTTGGCCATGGTGGAGGCGGCCACGCCCTGCTGCGTGGCGACCCGGTGGGCGTTCACGGCCAGCAACCCACCGCCGCCGAACAGGTGCGCGCCGATGGCGGCGGCGTTGACCGGTGCCCACTTCGCCCAGCCCGACGATGCGATGCGTGCACTGGTCTCGTCGGTTCCGCCTTCGCCTCTGGCCGCGCCGTTGAGGCCGACCGCGCCCATGAGTGAGCCGCCGAACCAGGCTGCCAGACCTACATCGTGCAGGCTGCGGATCCAGGTATTGCGTCCGGACATGACGGTGCTCCTTCGGAAAACGACAGAGGGGGTCGGCCGACTGCAACATCGATCACCACTCCACCCTCGCCGGATCCTGCTCTGCCCGCCATCACGGCTCACCCGGACGTGCGGTCTCTGCCGGAGACGGTCCGCAGTCGCGGTCCAGCTTCTGGGGGGCGCTGCGCGGATGTCCGGCCGCCAGGTGGGCCGCTTCAGGGCCCGCCACGGCTCACCGGGCCGCCAGCCCTCCCCCCGCGGGCGCTCGCGCAGCTTGCCCAGGCCGCCCTTCACCGTCGCCTTGATCGCCGAGACGACGATCGCCAGCTGAGGGTCGCGGCTCTTGTAGCCGTCCATCGCGGCGAGGAAGTCCGCCGGCGCGAGGTCGGCGTCGACGCCGAGGTCGGCCATCGTGGCGAGGTAGGCGTCGCGCAGCCGGTGGTACCAGCCGTCCAGGTAGCGGCCGTTGTCATAGCGCACGTAGGCCTCGATCGGGCGCACCTCGTAGCCCAGCTCCACCGCGTAGGCGACGGTGGGTGTCGCGTACCAGGCCGGGCCCCCGGGCCGCTCACCCCCGGGCGTGAACGGGCTGGGCAGCAGGCCGCCGTCCAGCTCCGCCCACTTGTCCTTGCCGGCCTTCACCCGGGACAGGTCGACGTGGGACAGGTCGACCAGCCACGAGCCGGGCACTGTCACGTTGGCTGACCGGGTGGGATGATCTTCGGGTTGATCATGGTGGAGGGGGTTGTCCGTGGGCAGTAC
This window harbors:
- a CDS encoding Hachiman antiphage defense system protein HamA encodes the protein MFDKWLKPQDVEQPDGLLEYQLLADGGLIEDGELVERLGHEVMRNYLAPGELANVFDDLGAPEVAGYLRKNKLPADRKIRHGDFGEIVTGALYRRVRRWCVPVLKLRYKQTPAQAVQGTDVLAFRFRQDPPAIAVPEVKTRASRDNRVGNEAYDSLEKVLDRLDESLHFLMARCADRGQVFLARRLGALLREPGRRRVERHMLFVHDAKSWKEDIVAGLGAMVTQRTELTVVKIDDLKDFVGRVYEAAETAPGSSGKDNGTAAGTA
- a CDS encoding ISAzo13 family transposase, which codes for MAVPEEICSQLQCRFSVLLPHLNERQRRLALATEARLLGHGGVRAVARIAQVSETTVRRGVSELEAGAGPLPDGRVRAPGGGRKRAETNDPALLKTLLGLVEPDERGDPQSPLRWTTKSLRNLAEELTRQGHPVSAPTVGRLLKQEGFSLQANVKTLEGAQHPDRDAQFRYINEQVKQHQADGEPVVSVDTKKREQIGRLPMAGREWRPRGEPVEVEDHHFFFSGPDVQQAIPYGIYDIARNTGWVNVGVDHDTSVFAVESIRRWWRCRGSLDYPKASRLLITSDAGGSNGYRYRVWKSELAALAAETGLTITVCHFPPGTSKWNKIEHRLFSHITHNWRGRPLTSHEVVIETIAATRTRAGLRVEAHLDPGDYPTGIAISKDRFAALPLVRHEVHGQWNYALLPEPSAPQVSPAGEAHGVADRRRELVTRLADPRLTGLSSTELAELCAELAPLQAARTQERYSEQRGGRARRATGNQRAKPLFDDATRVMLTLLYQRQVCSMKLLGDMLEVTPTCIGHLIAETRRVLEDHGHQPGYAPSRFTTAHTLMAFLDTDKTPPRTRIMESLSHPRLTGMSRTELDALARRLAPRQVAQVERASYQLRGADRQPGSRGGVFPQKLGDRERVVVAILYLRKLCTLDILADVLGDVSRSSIGNVVREIRPLLTESGLLPPPATTRYRTATELLAAAHEETDTPTN
- a CDS encoding transposase, with product MPVPAWLLKRGGRPEAYCHRTMLDAVRYLVDNGVKWTALPVDFPCWRAVYDFFRRWRAYDYARELYERLRRSARSAPAATPSPARESSTVSRWTPPRPSARTVADTTAASHVTAASVTS
- a CDS encoding IS5 family transposase, whose translation is MDASETVGEDSRGYDGGKSRDGRKRHILTDTEGLLLEVTVTTADVHDSKAAPALLETFMQQPGRLLKLVWVDSAYQGPALAKAFARHGVRTEVVRRSDGQRGFVVLARRWVVERTLSWLSRSRRLNRDHERRPDHHAQMVWWAAVIRLSRRLAADAPRWPEKRPGRLLRAQA